The sequence TATATCGAATTCAACGGTGAGCGCATTGTTACACTGCAGCCGTTTGTGGCTCGTGAAGTGGATAGGATGACGAGTCTTACTGGTCAATACAAGGTGGTCTTGAGAAGTGTCAAAGATGGCGCCATTCTCGACCAGGAAAGCCATAACAGAAAGACCGGCCTGTCTACCAGCGAGCTCTAGTCTTCCGGTTAGATTGGCCATCTTCATGGTGAAATCGAGAGTGAGCTCTTCTCGTTTTAGCGTCTAGGAAAGCTCGTCTTCACAGCTCCGTGGAAAAAATCCCCTGACAGGATTGGCCATGGCGTGTAAACTATATCCAGTTGTGAATTGAGTGTCAGTGTATTGCTCGGTGCATCGGTTTCCGTTGCAGCCTTGAAAGACATTCCTGTTCACACAGGATTTATGAGAAAAACAAAAGAAGTACTAAAGATAGGCGCTCTTGTGGCGCTTGGTTCCGCAGCCTTGATCAGTTTGGTTGCGTGTGAGAAAGAGGGACCTGCAGAGAAGGCTGGCAAGAAAATTGACGAAGCCGTCGAGAAAGCAGGTGATAAAGTGGAAGACGCTACTGACTAACCCCAAATAAGAAGATGTTAAGCAACGCCCTGCTATTTCTAATCATCGCATTGATCGCAGCTGCCTTAGGCTTCACCGTATTGTCTGGTATTGCTGCTACAATTGCCAAGATTCTCTTTATCCTCTTTTTGATTGTTTGGATTCTTTCCTTTTTCAAAAAGGGTTAAGCCGATGCAGTTAGCATCCTAGGAATTTCAAAGGCACCCGTGATGGGTGCCTTTTTTTTGCAGTTACCTCTCTGATTGGTGGTTCTTCACTTTTTTCTTTAATGGGGCCAAGAGGACGAGAGATACGTACATCAGAGCCGAGAGTAGTATGGCTAAATCAAACCGGTTGAAGGCACAAGCCACTCCAATAGCTCCCGTGCCCCAGAGGGTTATTGCCGTGGCGGTTCCTTTCACACTCTCGTTATTTTTTAGAATAGCTCCACCACCTAGGAAGCCGAGGCCAGTCATTACCCCGGCTATAAGGCGAGCTGCTGCATCATGCTCAATGCCCTCAGAGGGGACTAAGGATTTACCCACAAGTACAAAAATACAGCAGGTGACTGCGACTAAGGGATACGTACGTAATCCAGCGTTTTTCTCATGTGACTCACGATGCAGGCCGATAGGGAATGCTAGAATGCAGGCCGCTAGAGCTCTTCCAATATCTTGGATTTGGGGTAGGAACTCTGAGATTTGTTCTAACATAGGTAAAGATAAATGCAGTATTAGGGAAGATTACTTCTCAGGCTTTATTGTTTCAAGGCTGCTTCAATCGCTTCAGTCACCTTGGCGTCATCCGGGGTGGTGCGTGGTGAGAAGCGGGCGAGGATCTTGCCGTCCTTGGAGATCAGGAACTTGGTGAAGTTCCATTTGATGAGTCCTGGATAAGGCGAGTCCTTGCCAGCAAGGATCGTGTACAAGTCGTGGCGTTCCTTGCCATTCACCTTGAGTTTACCGTAGATAGGGAATGTTACTCCATAGGTGGTGGAGCAGAAGGTCTCAATCTCCTTGCCGGTACCAGGTTCCTGTTTGCCAAATTGGTTGCAGGGCATGCCTACCACGGTGAAACCTTTGTCGGCGTATTTCTTCTGCAGCTCCTCGAGCTGAGCGTACTGCTTGGTGAGACCGCACTTGGAGGCCACATTGACGATTAGCATGACCTTACCCTTGTGTTCGGCCAGGCTAGTCTCTTTATCGTCGACAAGCGTTTTGAGCGGGACGTCGTAGATACTGGCGGAGACTGAGCCAATGGCAGCGCTGCTGAAGAGGGCGAATAGCTTTTTGAACATCATGGCTTGGAATTTAATGCTGTTATGAAAAATGTACAGTGGTGACTTTTAGGGTGAATGCTTGAAGGTCCTGAGGTAGGGATCTTACTGGTACAAGGAGCGCGATTTGTAGTAAGTGTCGGGATATGGCGGCTTGCTGGGTTGACACCACGGGGGTGAGTTTGCACTTTGTTGGACTGTAAATTATGAGCAAGCAAATCATACTCAAAGCTAATTTGGAACTCGGTGTCGTCCCAACACATGTGAAATTTGTCGGAGGCCTGGTGCCGGATGAAAATGGCAAGCTGCCAAGAAATGCAGATGGTGAATTCGTCGTCGTGGCGGAGATGAAGAAGTTGATGGAGCAAAGCTCGGTGGCGATCACCAGCGTGCAGGTTCCTTACTTCGGTGGTGCGGATGCTGCGGATGTGGATGCGTTCTACAATAGTCTCAAGGATCTAGGCCTTACGCTTCACATCATCATGATGGTGGGCGGTGCTGACCCGATGTCTCCGGAAGGTGAAGACGCGGTAGTTGCCCAGCTCGTGGAAGGTCTGCAGACTGCCAAGAAATTTGGCGTGGCTACCGTTTCCTCCACCTCTCTGGAAGAATGGATGGACCCGAATGCTTCCCGCAAAGACGGCGCTGATTTTGACGCGGCTGTGAAGCAGGTGATCAAGCTTCACGTACGTGCCTACGAAGAGGCCGGTGTGGCTGGTAGCTGCGTAGAGGCCTGGAACCTGGAGTTCCTTCGTGGCATTGAGTTCAGCACATTCACTGACCTCGGTCGTGTGTGGGAAGTGGCCAAGGGCGCGAATGAGGTGATTGGGAAGAAATTCTTCAAACTCCTCATTGATGCCGCTCACTGCGGTGACTCCGAACTGAGTATCGATGAGAATGCAGCTCTCATTGCCAAGATTGCCGAGAGTGGTGAGATGGGCATGTTCCATGCTTCTTCTCCTACCACCCGTGGCTGCCTCTCTACCGATGATGGTTGGATCGGTGCCTTGCTTACTGCTTGTGCAAAGACAGGCAAACTCACTCAGGTCTTTGTGGAGCTCTTCAACCATGAAGACGATGCCTTGGCCGGTCTGCGTGCTGGAGTCGAAGGTCATGGTGTGGATACCACGGACGGACGTACTTACAGCGAGGCTGTGATCGACGGTCTGCGTGACGTGTCTTGCCGTATCAATAATTTGGTTGCGCGCGGTCTTCTCAAGTAAGGAGCTCGTTAACACTTGTTTCCACACAGTCACCTCATGAGTAAGACAATCTTGGTTATTGGTGGCTCTGGCTGTGTGGGACGCAATGTGATTGAAGTTTTGATGAGGGATCACCCGGAGTGCCGGGTGATCCTTTTGTCTCGGGGCATTGCATCTGTGGAGCAGCGCCAGGGAGTGACCTGGGTACGGGGAGACATTCTCGATAAAGATTCCCTGCTCGATGTCATGCGGAAGTTTGAGGTGACTCATATCCTGCACGCAGCGGGCATGCGAACCTCGGACTGCAAAGCCGATCCCGTGCACGCCATGGAGGTGAATGTCGCGGGTACAGTGAATGTGTTAGATTCGGCCAGAATGCATGGAGCGATTGAGCGCCTGGTGTTTCTGAGTACCGCCGCTGTCTACGAGGTGCCGGATGGTGAAGAATTTCTCGATGAAGGTGCCAAGACGAGCGCGCTCAATGCCTACACGGCGAGCAAGCTGGCCGCCGAAGCGATGGTGGAGTGCTACGCTCGAAGTTATGGTCTGAAATGTACCGTCCTCAGACCTCAAATTATCTATGGCCCGGACCGTGAGGGGGAAGGCTCTACTGCGGGGGTGAGCGTAGCCATTCGTGAAGCTGCCGCTGGGAGAAAATACACGATCCCTTTTCAGGGGCGGACCTATTTTCACTACACCAAGGATGTGGGAATCTATGTGGTGAGGTCTTTGTTAGAGTCCAGCGATGACTATGCGGTCTATAACCTGCCGGGAGAATCTCTGGAGGTAGC is a genomic window of Rubritalea squalenifaciens DSM 18772 containing:
- a CDS encoding DUF1328 family protein, whose translation is MLSNALLFLIIALIAAALGFTVLSGIAATIAKILFILFLIVWILSFFKKG
- a CDS encoding MgtC/SapB family protein, yielding MLEQISEFLPQIQDIGRALAACILAFPIGLHRESHEKNAGLRTYPLVAVTCCIFVLVGKSLVPSEGIEHDAAARLIAGVMTGLGFLGGGAILKNNESVKGTATAITLWGTGAIGVACAFNRFDLAILLSALMYVSLVLLAPLKKKVKNHQSER
- a CDS encoding glutathione peroxidase, producing MFKKLFALFSSAAIGSVSASIYDVPLKTLVDDKETSLAEHKGKVMLIVNVASKCGLTKQYAQLEELQKKYADKGFTVVGMPCNQFGKQEPGTGKEIETFCSTTYGVTFPIYGKLKVNGKERHDLYTILAGKDSPYPGLIKWNFTKFLISKDGKILARFSPRTTPDDAKVTEAIEAALKQ
- a CDS encoding NAD-dependent epimerase/dehydratase family protein; amino-acid sequence: MSKTILVIGGSGCVGRNVIEVLMRDHPECRVILLSRGIASVEQRQGVTWVRGDILDKDSLLDVMRKFEVTHILHAAGMRTSDCKADPVHAMEVNVAGTVNVLDSARMHGAIERLVFLSTAAVYEVPDGEEFLDEGAKTSALNAYTASKLAAEAMVECYARSYGLKCTVLRPQIIYGPDREGEGSTAGVSVAIREAAAGRKYTIPFQGRTYFHYTKDVGIYVVRSLLESSDDYAVYNLPGESLEVAEIAETLNRWAGRELVDYMPVSYPFAQGLVDTKFREAYPSVANTPLDAVLENL